One window from the genome of Jiangella alba encodes:
- a CDS encoding ROK family protein, whose translation MTSANDHDREMAAVRDRNTGACVKALRARGVATPGELVTATRLSRPTVESILLNLSGLGVVSLDESASPTKAGRPARRFVFEAGAAYVVGIDLGLDAARALLSDLTGSILASVERSIDPGTDGFGRLDLVSALVEQLCGVAEINVTAVRSVVVAVTGIVDRQGRMTLSDLVPEWNGVDLAARLSQQLSCAVGVENDVKVAAVAEHHAGTARLVDDVVFVKVDRFVSAAIVIGGRLHSGRRSAAGEIGRLESAGREIELPSDRDLLDERIELVARADANDQVAEQQLTDYTRRLARSVGLVALTVDPDLVVIGGHVSEIGDPLLRRVRAQLAELAGRAELPTMALSALGGRAVSIGALVRALDLVAHPLYGVDVDAPQISVPDRPTLPVREAIDDITVHSATTRPGIGAGRSSKVS comes from the coding sequence ATGACGTCCGCGAACGACCATGACCGCGAGATGGCAGCGGTCCGCGACCGGAACACAGGCGCCTGCGTCAAGGCCCTCCGCGCACGCGGCGTCGCCACGCCCGGTGAACTCGTCACCGCCACCCGCCTGTCTCGGCCGACCGTCGAGAGCATCCTCCTGAACCTCAGCGGCCTCGGTGTCGTCTCGCTCGACGAGTCGGCGTCGCCGACGAAGGCGGGTCGACCGGCCAGGCGATTCGTGTTCGAAGCGGGGGCGGCCTACGTCGTCGGGATCGATCTCGGGCTGGACGCGGCTCGTGCCCTTCTGAGCGACCTCACCGGATCGATCCTCGCGAGCGTGGAACGCAGCATCGATCCCGGTACCGACGGGTTCGGCAGACTCGATCTCGTCTCAGCCCTGGTCGAACAGCTCTGCGGTGTCGCCGAGATCAACGTGACAGCCGTCCGGAGCGTCGTGGTCGCGGTGACCGGCATCGTCGACCGGCAGGGCCGGATGACCCTGTCGGACCTCGTACCCGAATGGAACGGGGTCGATCTCGCGGCCAGACTGTCCCAACAACTCTCTTGTGCTGTCGGCGTCGAGAACGATGTGAAGGTCGCCGCGGTCGCCGAGCACCACGCCGGCACCGCGCGACTGGTCGATGACGTGGTCTTCGTCAAGGTCGACCGTTTCGTGAGCGCAGCCATCGTGATCGGCGGTCGCCTGCACTCCGGGCGCCGGTCGGCAGCCGGTGAGATCGGTCGGCTGGAGTCTGCCGGCCGCGAGATCGAGCTCCCCTCGGACCGCGATCTTCTCGACGAGCGCATAGAACTGGTCGCACGAGCGGATGCGAACGATCAGGTTGCCGAGCAACAGCTCACCGACTACACCCGCCGCCTCGCCCGATCCGTCGGCCTGGTGGCGCTCACGGTCGATCCGGACCTCGTCGTCATAGGCGGCCATGTCTCCGAGATCGGCGATCCCTTGCTACGGCGTGTCAGGGCGCAACTCGCCGAGCTCGCCGGCCGCGCGGAACTCCCGACCATGGCTCTCTCCGCGCTCGGAGGACGAGCGGTTTCGATAGGGGCACTCGTCCGAGCGCTCGACCTCGTCGCCCACCCGCTGTACGGCGTGGACGTCGATGCGCCGCAGATCAGCGTGCCGGATCGGCCCACGCTGCCCGTACGCGAAGCCATCGACGACATCAC
- a CDS encoding NPCBM/NEW2 domain-containing protein has protein sequence MPSLLVDGGFEAGGEAWTFAGSAGVASNNPHSGSKLAYLDQHAEDQAYQTVEIAESGTYTAAAWIATSATGGEFGVRHPGGEMLGKVDLPGQPSYSRYETSVNLEAGDVVEVAFTGGNGWTNLDDVSLIRDTRSILGFEVPGQQGETAIDHEAHTVEFQMPYESNVLNLTPDVTLPAGSTISPDPSNGVNFRKPHRFKVTDAFGNVTWWTAAVRFEKKTITIDSSSSELVDAFNWSKWRANLHVQTGRSGPVNVVGATPPNAEMVDYIPSYWAGYANRTAFYSRDFVHQAEGAHLLGLDEENKSMLKAFASTANESRKWYPLWALNFDGSPYTVDYKSDDFFVREVPAVFELVHEAGQQYAWTGDEDYLNDPVLWQYYEKAVTDFIELHDDHIPNGVAEGTGHGIFDGAASYDERAGFPARIEAADGIASQYRAFTTVAEFAALKGDTALADEFTAKADDLQDYIATDWGVVRGAWPYVTARGPGNVPEIGFSREPNAILAIKEVLPPDDKRTWDYLDFLQDGYQNDVPQNIEGATYIPDALYRYSQDEEAWGWMKYIIGERDKPHVYRAQGSNGDYPEYSYMMISNTVEGIAGVTPDAPNDAVAVRSHLPGEIDWLKLDHVTVGDHDLAVRHEGRTRTSVTHNAGASPLQTTIEFPGAWRQIKVDGRTYPADHSHDNGHAVSSVTVDIPVRKTVNAQAVAPLDPSVFGDTILTHPGDFELEQPSDGATGVAVDTEFTWSASANADEYRIVIARDDAMTDIVAETTVPGPRAVVGGVPAGINLYWEVTAINTQTGQRLVVPAGERTFRTAPSGVPDAPTDLAAYRTGDAVGVTWEPSAQALTSNVSRAPVGSTDFTVVAQGLTGSTWVDSEAAGGPFSYRVTSTNEAGEGAASTVDEQPLPDGAGVVWLSDRRPASATIGWGSIGYDRSVSGGAIAINGTAYEKGIGTHAASEIVYDLDPADARFQAVVGLDDVPGAAGRGSVQFQVVADGEVVLDSGVMRGSPYTEPKTIDLSLLGVERLVLRVLDGGDGNSSDHANWADARVLRLVPND, from the coding sequence ATGCCATCGCTGCTGGTGGACGGTGGATTCGAGGCGGGCGGCGAAGCATGGACGTTCGCAGGATCGGCAGGCGTTGCGTCCAACAACCCGCACTCGGGCTCGAAGCTCGCGTACCTCGACCAGCATGCCGAGGACCAGGCGTATCAGACCGTTGAGATCGCCGAGTCCGGCACCTACACGGCGGCGGCCTGGATCGCCACCAGCGCGACCGGCGGCGAGTTCGGCGTCAGGCACCCCGGCGGCGAGATGCTCGGCAAGGTCGACCTTCCGGGCCAGCCGTCCTACTCCCGATACGAGACCAGCGTGAACCTCGAAGCCGGCGACGTCGTCGAGGTCGCGTTCACCGGCGGGAACGGCTGGACCAACCTCGACGATGTGTCGCTCATCCGCGACACACGCTCGATCCTCGGATTCGAGGTCCCGGGCCAGCAGGGCGAGACGGCGATCGACCACGAGGCGCACACCGTCGAGTTCCAGATGCCCTATGAGTCGAACGTCCTGAACCTCACGCCGGACGTGACCCTGCCGGCCGGTTCGACGATCTCGCCTGATCCGAGCAACGGCGTCAACTTCAGGAAGCCGCACAGGTTCAAGGTCACCGACGCGTTCGGAAACGTCACCTGGTGGACCGCTGCCGTGCGGTTCGAGAAGAAGACGATCACGATCGACAGCTCCTCGAGTGAGCTGGTCGATGCCTTCAACTGGTCGAAGTGGCGCGCCAACCTGCATGTGCAGACCGGCAGGTCAGGGCCGGTGAACGTCGTCGGGGCCACACCGCCCAACGCCGAAATGGTCGACTACATCCCGTCGTACTGGGCCGGTTACGCCAACCGCACGGCGTTCTACTCCCGCGACTTCGTCCACCAGGCCGAAGGCGCCCACCTCCTCGGCCTCGACGAGGAGAACAAGTCGATGCTGAAGGCATTCGCCTCCACCGCGAACGAATCGCGCAAGTGGTACCCGCTCTGGGCCCTCAACTTCGACGGCAGTCCGTACACGGTCGACTACAAGAGCGACGACTTCTTCGTGCGCGAGGTGCCAGCAGTCTTCGAGCTCGTCCACGAGGCAGGCCAGCAGTACGCCTGGACAGGCGACGAGGACTACCTCAACGATCCGGTCCTCTGGCAGTACTACGAGAAGGCCGTCACCGACTTCATCGAGCTCCACGACGACCACATCCCGAACGGCGTCGCTGAAGGTACCGGTCACGGCATCTTCGACGGTGCCGCGAGCTACGACGAGCGCGCGGGCTTCCCGGCCCGCATCGAGGCCGCCGACGGCATCGCGTCGCAGTATCGCGCCTTCACCACGGTCGCCGAGTTCGCCGCGTTGAAGGGCGACACCGCCCTCGCCGACGAGTTCACAGCGAAGGCCGACGACCTCCAGGATTACATCGCGACCGACTGGGGCGTCGTGCGTGGCGCGTGGCCGTACGTGACCGCTCGCGGGCCTGGCAACGTGCCGGAGATCGGCTTCAGCCGAGAGCCGAACGCGATCCTCGCAATCAAGGAGGTCTTGCCGCCCGACGACAAGCGCACCTGGGACTACCTCGACTTTCTGCAGGACGGATACCAGAACGACGTGCCGCAGAACATCGAGGGCGCGACGTACATCCCCGATGCGCTGTACCGCTACAGCCAGGACGAAGAGGCGTGGGGGTGGATGAAGTACATCATCGGTGAGCGTGACAAGCCGCACGTCTACCGCGCCCAGGGCAGCAACGGCGACTACCCCGAGTACAGCTACATGATGATCTCGAACACGGTCGAAGGCATCGCGGGCGTCACACCGGACGCGCCGAACGACGCAGTCGCCGTCCGCTCGCACCTCCCGGGGGAGATCGACTGGCTGAAGCTCGATCACGTGACGGTCGGCGATCACGACCTCGCGGTTCGGCACGAGGGTCGCACGAGGACCAGCGTCACGCACAACGCAGGCGCCTCGCCGCTGCAGACGACCATCGAGTTCCCGGGCGCATGGCGCCAGATCAAGGTCGACGGCCGCACGTACCCGGCCGATCACAGCCACGACAACGGGCACGCAGTGTCGTCGGTGACTGTGGACATCCCGGTCAGGAAGACGGTGAATGCCCAGGCAGTCGCGCCGCTCGACCCGTCGGTGTTCGGCGACACCATCCTCACGCACCCGGGCGACTTCGAGCTCGAACAGCCGAGCGACGGGGCGACGGGTGTCGCGGTCGACACCGAGTTCACCTGGTCGGCGTCTGCGAATGCCGACGAGTACCGCATCGTCATCGCGCGCGACGACGCCATGACCGACATCGTCGCCGAGACGACCGTGCCCGGTCCGCGCGCCGTAGTCGGCGGCGTTCCGGCTGGGATCAACCTCTACTGGGAGGTCACCGCGATCAACACGCAGACCGGACAGCGGCTCGTTGTGCCTGCGGGGGAGCGGACGTTCCGCACGGCACCGTCCGGTGTACCAGATGCGCCCACCGATCTCGCCGCCTACCGAACGGGTGATGCCGTCGGTGTCACCTGGGAGCCGTCGGCGCAGGCCCTGACGTCGAACGTCTCGCGGGCGCCGGTCGGCAGCACCGACTTCACGGTGGTTGCTCAAGGTCTCACCGGCTCGACGTGGGTCGATTCGGAGGCTGCCGGCGGCCCCTTCAGCTACCGCGTCACGTCGACGAACGAGGCGGGGGAAGGCGCGGCGTCGACCGTCGACGAGCAGCCACTACCTGACGGTGCCGGGGTGGTCTGGTTGAGTGACCGGCGGCCGGCCTCCGCGACGATCGGCTGGGGATCGATCGGATACGACCGTTCGGTCTCGGGCGGTGCCATCGCGATCAACGGGACGGCCTACGAGAAGGGCATCGGCACGCACGCTGCCTCCGAGATCGTGTACGACCTCGACCCCGCCGACGCGAGGTTCCAAGCCGTCGTCGGTCTCGACGACGTACCTGGGGCCGCCGGTCGAGGATCGGTGCAGTTCCAGGTCGTCGCCGACGGCGAGGTCGTGCTCGACAGCGGAGTCATGAGGGGTTCGCCGTACACCGAGCCCAAGACGATCGACCTCAGCCTCCTCGGCGTCGAACGTCTCGTGCTCCGCGTCCTCGACGGCGGCGACGGGAACTCCAGCGACCACGCCAACTGGGCGGACGCGAGAGTGCTGCGCCTCGTCCCGAACGACTAA
- a CDS encoding GntR family transcriptional regulator has translation MAASRYREIAAALSAEIAALPPGTKIDGELAVAARFGVSRAAARAAVQELERQFLVRRVRGRGTFTSRRIDYPITSTRPPSWSQTLRDAGALPRTVVRSCVEVPMPQAVAHKLHAAEGSAVWRLQRRSFTDDLPASWGTEWVPAETVPELPAALRSVESLDRIVRDVGGVVPARRWVRASMEAADGEVADELAIGPGAPVWFVESVNQDAATATPVYLTERWIRADAIRVVFEAGAGPS, from the coding sequence GTGGCGGCCAGTCGGTATCGCGAGATCGCTGCGGCCCTGTCCGCCGAGATCGCGGCACTGCCGCCTGGGACGAAGATCGATGGTGAGTTGGCGGTGGCCGCGAGGTTCGGGGTGAGCCGGGCGGCGGCGCGGGCTGCGGTGCAGGAGCTGGAGCGGCAGTTCCTGGTCCGGCGGGTGCGGGGCCGCGGGACGTTCACGTCGCGGCGGATCGACTATCCGATCACGAGCACGCGGCCGCCGTCGTGGAGTCAGACGCTGCGGGATGCGGGGGCACTGCCGCGGACGGTGGTGCGTTCCTGCGTGGAGGTGCCGATGCCACAGGCCGTGGCGCACAAGCTGCATGCGGCCGAGGGGAGCGCGGTGTGGCGGCTGCAGCGTCGCTCGTTCACCGACGACCTGCCGGCGTCGTGGGGCACCGAGTGGGTGCCCGCGGAGACCGTGCCGGAGCTGCCGGCGGCGCTGCGGTCGGTCGAATCGCTGGACCGGATCGTCCGCGACGTCGGTGGCGTGGTGCCGGCGCGTCGCTGGGTGCGGGCGAGCATGGAGGCCGCTGACGGGGAGGTTGCCGACGAGCTCGCGATCGGTCCGGGCGCTCCGGTGTGGTTCGTCGAGTCAGTCAACCAGGACGCGGCCACCGCGACGCCGGTGTACCTGACCGAGCGGTGGATCCGGGCCGACGCCATCCGGGTCGTCTTCGAGGCCGGGGCCGGGCCGAGCTAG
- a CDS encoding TIGR03364 family FAD-dependent oxidoreductase, producing MNVDLVVVGSGIVGLGHALEAASRGLTVAVVEREDRPLGASVRNFGHGCVTAQGDLAYPHALTSRERWLRLAREAGFWAGDTGTVVVARHDDELDVLESLAAERAGEGVSLLTASETDFRAGTAGARGGAFLAQDIRVDPRAAVPAIARRLAEQPGVTFRWSTTVLGVDTGGVRTSRGDIEAAQVVVCVGHDVDHLFPDLAAASGVRRCSLHMLRVAAPGTRLPEASSAPAVLTGLSMLRYPALARQPATARIRQRLTETRPELLELGMNLMFTRHPGGDLLIGDTHAYGPSVDPFAAEPVDQLILDETAQLLGVAALRVRERWRGVYASAPGDFLVSQPAPGTTVVSVTAGIGMTTGLGLAAHVIDDLLAGRPPTP from the coding sequence GTGAACGTCGACCTCGTCGTCGTGGGTAGCGGCATCGTCGGGCTCGGCCACGCGTTGGAGGCCGCGTCGCGGGGCCTCACCGTCGCCGTCGTCGAACGGGAGGACCGGCCGCTCGGCGCGTCGGTGCGGAACTTCGGCCACGGATGCGTGACCGCCCAGGGTGATCTCGCCTACCCGCACGCGCTGACCAGCCGGGAGCGATGGCTACGGCTCGCCCGCGAGGCCGGGTTCTGGGCCGGTGACACCGGCACGGTCGTCGTCGCCCGTCACGACGACGAACTCGACGTGCTGGAGTCGCTGGCCGCCGAGCGCGCCGGCGAGGGCGTCAGCCTGCTGACCGCCAGCGAGACCGACTTCCGGGCCGGCACCGCCGGTGCCCGCGGCGGCGCCTTCCTGGCCCAGGACATCCGGGTCGACCCACGCGCGGCGGTACCGGCCATCGCACGCCGGCTCGCCGAGCAGCCGGGCGTCACCTTCCGGTGGTCCACCACCGTGCTCGGCGTCGACACGGGCGGGGTCCGCACCAGCCGCGGCGACATCGAGGCCGCCCAGGTCGTGGTGTGCGTCGGCCACGACGTCGACCACCTGTTCCCCGATCTCGCCGCCGCCTCCGGCGTCCGCCGCTGCAGCCTGCACATGCTCCGCGTGGCCGCGCCCGGAACGCGGCTGCCCGAGGCGTCGTCCGCGCCGGCCGTGCTGACCGGGCTCTCCATGCTCAGGTACCCGGCACTGGCCCGCCAGCCGGCCACCGCCAGGATCCGGCAGCGGCTGACCGAGACCCGCCCGGAACTCCTGGAGCTGGGCATGAACCTGATGTTCACCCGGCACCCCGGCGGCGACCTCCTCATCGGCGACACCCACGCCTACGGGCCGAGCGTCGACCCGTTCGCCGCCGAACCCGTCGACCAGCTGATCCTCGACGAGACCGCCCAGCTCCTGGGCGTCGCCGCGCTGCGGGTCCGTGAACGCTGGCGTGGCGTGTACGCCTCAGCGCCCGGCGACTTCCTGGTCAGCCAGCCCGCACCCGGCACCACCGTCGTCAGCGTCACCGCCGGCATCGGCATGACCACCGGCCTCGGCCTGGCCGCCCACGTCATCGACGACCTGCTCGCCGGCCGCCCGCCGACCCCCTAG
- a CDS encoding alcohol dehydrogenase catalytic domain-containing protein produces MDPRASLSTAPTTIAAVWRGGTTVALEPVPLPSPGPGELLVAVDLATVCGSDRHTVAGRRAAPCPSVLGHEAVGHVVAAGVGASAAVGDRVVWGVTVGCGRCDRCTGGRTAKCRRLRKVGHEPFDGAWQLSGSYAAHVLLPAGATVVPVPAALPDVLAAPAACATATVMAALEAAGPLAGARVLVCGAGMLGLTATAAAADRGAAAVLVTDVAPARLDLAGDFGATRTLRSDQTPPAVDVALEFSGATSAATTALGALDIGGRLVLAGAVTPVDTLPVDPEAIVRGWLTVTGVHNYEPRHLRQAVDYLTASREAWPWERLVAPAVPLDRVGALLTRPPQHEPRAAIAP; encoded by the coding sequence GTGGATCCGCGCGCAAGTCTGAGCACCGCCCCGACGACGATCGCGGCGGTCTGGCGCGGCGGCACGACCGTGGCGCTCGAACCGGTGCCGCTGCCGTCGCCCGGGCCCGGCGAGCTGCTCGTCGCCGTCGACCTCGCGACCGTCTGCGGCAGCGACCGGCACACCGTCGCCGGACGCCGCGCCGCACCCTGTCCCAGCGTGCTGGGACACGAGGCCGTCGGCCACGTCGTCGCCGCCGGAGTGGGCGCCAGTGCCGCCGTCGGAGACCGGGTGGTGTGGGGCGTGACGGTCGGGTGCGGCCGATGCGACCGGTGCACCGGCGGACGCACCGCCAAGTGCCGGCGGCTGCGCAAGGTGGGTCACGAGCCCTTCGACGGAGCCTGGCAGCTGTCCGGCAGCTACGCCGCCCACGTCCTGCTGCCCGCCGGCGCCACCGTCGTGCCGGTGCCCGCCGCCCTTCCCGACGTACTCGCCGCCCCCGCCGCGTGCGCGACCGCGACCGTGATGGCCGCGCTCGAGGCGGCCGGGCCGCTGGCCGGCGCTCGCGTGCTGGTCTGCGGCGCCGGCATGCTCGGTCTCACCGCCACGGCCGCGGCCGCCGACCGCGGCGCCGCCGCCGTCCTGGTGACAGACGTCGCCCCGGCCCGGCTGGACCTGGCCGGAGACTTCGGCGCGACCCGCACGCTGCGCTCGGACCAGACGCCGCCGGCGGTCGACGTGGCGCTGGAGTTCTCCGGCGCCACCAGCGCCGCCACCACCGCGCTCGGCGCCCTCGACATCGGGGGCCGGCTCGTTCTTGCGGGTGCCGTGACACCGGTCGACACCTTGCCAGTCGACCCGGAGGCGATCGTCCGTGGCTGGCTGACCGTCACCGGCGTCCACAACTACGAACCGCGGCACCTGCGCCAGGCCGTCGACTACCTCACGGCCAGCCGCGAGGCCTGGCCGTGGGAACGGCTGGTCGCACCGGCGGTCCCGCTCGACCGCGTCGGCGCACTGCTCACCCGGCCGCCGCAGCATGAGCCCCGGGCGGCGATCGCGCCGTGA
- the phnE gene encoding phosphonate ABC transporter, permease protein PhnE has protein sequence MGALAPPRLTGPAGTGTPRRPPRRRRHAPGALAIAGIVAAAVSWWYLEFSPTQLIDGAGAVGRLLERMLPPVVDDPGRTADLVLETLLMALLGTVIATVLSVPLAFLAARNTTPHPVVMAVARGVITFCRAVPDLVFAVVLVRAMGIGVLAGVLALALHSIGMLGKLFADAIEEIDEGPREAVRSTGTGRLSVLVSGVVPQVVPAWIGTFVYRVDINLRTSVVLGFVGAGGIGFALQSSLRSLSYDSALGMVLAILAVLAAMEVAAVGVRRLLLQPAPRHPRRERVARWAFGLGLLAATAGAFWWLRINPLTMITSVPDIAAAAGRLLPPDFGLAGDQLWDAVLQTLAIGALATAGGIVLSIPLGLLAARTVTPHPLVAWTARGAMLAVRSVPELILAVVFVAAVGLGPVAGVCALGIGSIGFLGKLVADAAEEIDLGPVEAVRAVGGGWWQVLFSAVIPQLMPNLIGSSLYLLDVNIRHSTVLGIVGAGGVGFLLYESVRTLNFEFAGAIILIVFAVVYAIERLSGWIRAQV, from the coding sequence ATGGGCGCGCTCGCCCCGCCGCGGCTCACCGGCCCGGCCGGCACCGGGACACCCCGACGGCCGCCGCGGCGGCGACGGCACGCGCCGGGCGCCCTCGCGATCGCCGGCATCGTCGCCGCCGCGGTGTCGTGGTGGTACCTGGAGTTCTCCCCCACGCAGCTCATCGACGGCGCCGGCGCGGTCGGCCGGCTGCTGGAGCGGATGCTGCCGCCCGTTGTCGACGACCCCGGCCGCACCGCCGACCTGGTGCTCGAGACCCTGCTCATGGCGCTGCTGGGCACCGTCATAGCGACCGTGCTGTCCGTGCCGCTGGCGTTCCTCGCCGCACGCAACACCACCCCGCACCCGGTGGTCATGGCCGTGGCGCGGGGCGTCATCACGTTCTGCCGCGCCGTCCCCGACCTCGTGTTCGCCGTCGTGCTGGTGCGTGCGATGGGCATCGGCGTGCTGGCCGGTGTGCTCGCCCTGGCGCTGCACTCGATCGGCATGCTCGGCAAACTGTTCGCCGACGCGATCGAGGAGATCGACGAGGGACCGCGCGAGGCCGTCCGCAGCACCGGTACGGGCCGGCTGTCGGTCCTGGTCAGCGGGGTCGTCCCGCAGGTGGTACCGGCGTGGATCGGCACCTTCGTCTACCGGGTCGACATCAACCTGCGCACGTCGGTCGTCCTCGGCTTCGTCGGCGCCGGTGGCATCGGGTTCGCGCTGCAGAGCTCGCTGCGCAGCCTGTCCTACGACTCCGCGCTCGGCATGGTGCTGGCGATCCTCGCCGTCCTGGCCGCCATGGAGGTCGCCGCCGTCGGCGTGCGCCGGCTGCTGCTCCAGCCCGCGCCCAGGCACCCGCGGCGCGAGCGCGTCGCCCGGTGGGCCTTCGGACTCGGCCTGCTGGCCGCGACGGCCGGTGCGTTCTGGTGGCTGCGGATCAACCCGCTGACGATGATCACCTCCGTCCCCGACATCGCCGCCGCGGCCGGGCGCCTGCTGCCGCCGGACTTCGGCCTCGCCGGCGACCAACTCTGGGACGCCGTCCTGCAGACGTTGGCCATCGGCGCGCTCGCGACGGCGGGCGGCATCGTGCTGTCCATCCCGCTCGGCCTGCTGGCCGCCCGGACCGTGACACCGCACCCGCTCGTCGCCTGGACCGCCCGGGGCGCGATGCTGGCCGTCCGCAGCGTGCCCGAGCTCATCCTGGCGGTCGTGTTCGTCGCGGCCGTCGGGCTCGGGCCCGTCGCCGGCGTCTGCGCCCTGGGCATCGGCTCGATCGGCTTCCTCGGCAAACTCGTCGCCGACGCCGCCGAGGAGATCGACCTCGGCCCCGTCGAGGCCGTGCGCGCCGTCGGCGGCGGCTGGTGGCAGGTGCTGTTCTCCGCCGTCATCCCGCAGCTGATGCCGAACCTGATCGGCTCCTCGCTGTACCTGCTCGACGTCAACATCCGGCACTCGACCGTGCTCGGCATCGTCGGCGCCGGCGGCGTGGGCTTCCTGCTCTACGAGTCGGTCCGCACCCTGAACTTCGAGTTCGCCGGCGCGATCATCCTCATCGTCTTCGCCGTCGTCTACGCCATAGAAAGGCTCTCCGGGTGGATCCGCGCGCAAGTCTGA
- the phnC gene encoding phosphonate ABC transporter ATP-binding protein: MSTVISTRGLVKRFDAVTAVDGVDLDVREGELVVLLGLSGSGKSTLLRCLNGLHPVTSGEVVVDDIAVHRARAAQLRRLRTDVGFVFQQFNLIGRLSCLENVLIGALGRVRGPRYGLLSWSAAHKREAMGHLERIGLADQAYQRADTLSGGQQQRVALARTLMQGPRLLLADEPVASLDPENAGTVMDLLLRVCREERLTVVCTLHQVDLALGWAHRLVGLRAGRKVLDRAAHGVTRAEVMDVYRRLEPGSDELAA, translated from the coding sequence ATGAGCACCGTCATCAGCACCCGCGGCCTGGTCAAGCGGTTCGACGCCGTCACCGCCGTCGACGGGGTCGACCTCGACGTCCGAGAGGGCGAGCTGGTCGTCCTGCTCGGCCTGTCCGGGTCAGGCAAGTCCACGCTGCTGCGCTGCCTCAACGGCCTGCACCCGGTGACCTCCGGCGAGGTCGTCGTCGACGACATCGCCGTGCACCGGGCGCGGGCCGCGCAGCTGCGGCGGCTGCGCACCGACGTCGGCTTCGTGTTCCAGCAGTTCAACCTGATCGGGCGGCTCAGCTGCCTGGAGAACGTGCTCATCGGCGCGCTCGGCCGGGTCCGCGGCCCGCGGTACGGGCTGCTCAGCTGGTCCGCCGCGCACAAGCGGGAGGCGATGGGACACCTGGAGCGCATCGGCCTGGCCGACCAGGCCTACCAACGCGCCGACACCCTCTCCGGCGGGCAGCAGCAGCGGGTGGCGCTGGCCCGGACCCTGATGCAAGGGCCGCGGCTGCTGCTGGCCGACGAACCGGTCGCGTCGCTGGACCCGGAGAACGCCGGCACCGTCATGGACCTGCTGCTGCGGGTCTGCCGCGAGGAGCGCCTGACCGTCGTGTGCACGCTGCACCAGGTCGACCTCGCGCTGGGCTGGGCGCACCGGCTGGTCGGGCTGCGGGCCGGCCGCAAGGTGCTGGACCGCGCCGCCCACGGCGTCACCCGGGCCGAGGTCATGGACGTCTACCGGCGGCTGGAGCCGGGCAGCGACGAGCTGGCGGCCTGA
- a CDS encoding phosphate/phosphite/phosphonate ABC transporter substrate-binding protein → MTTTTPRRLLAGAGIVGLLALAGCSGDDAAEASGDGGFPSTLVLGAIPAENSTDLAAGYDPIVAMLEAETGAEVEVSQASDYAGVIEGLIAGNVDIAFLGSFAYVIATENDAAITPLGAVTAAKDEEPGYFSYGITQAGNTEIDDLADFAGKDVCFVDPGSTSGFLYPSAGLIEAGVVTSATESAMSEALNPIFAGGHDASALAVKNGDCDAGFAMKSMVERTLIESGELAEGELKTVWESPQISGSLFVARDGLGEDVVAELTTLLTEKANADHLLAEGFCEGDCLLTDEDAWGVKPATDADYDGVREVCRLTESEACEG, encoded by the coding sequence ATGACCACCACCACTCCCCGACGGCTGCTGGCCGGCGCCGGCATCGTCGGGCTGCTCGCCCTCGCCGGCTGCTCCGGCGACGACGCGGCCGAGGCCTCCGGCGACGGTGGCTTCCCGTCGACCCTCGTGCTGGGCGCGATCCCGGCGGAGAACTCCACCGACCTCGCCGCCGGATACGACCCCATCGTGGCCATGCTGGAGGCCGAGACCGGCGCCGAGGTGGAGGTCAGCCAGGCCTCCGACTACGCCGGCGTCATCGAGGGCCTCATCGCCGGCAACGTCGACATCGCCTTCCTCGGCTCGTTCGCCTACGTCATCGCGACCGAGAACGACGCCGCCATCACGCCGCTCGGCGCGGTCACCGCCGCGAAGGACGAGGAGCCCGGTTACTTCTCCTACGGCATCACCCAGGCCGGGAACACCGAGATCGACGACCTCGCGGACTTCGCCGGCAAGGACGTCTGCTTCGTCGACCCCGGCTCGACGTCCGGGTTCCTGTACCCGAGCGCGGGGCTGATCGAGGCCGGCGTCGTCACGTCCGCAACCGAGAGCGCCATGTCCGAAGCGCTCAACCCGATCTTCGCCGGCGGCCACGACGCCTCCGCCCTCGCGGTCAAGAACGGCGACTGCGATGCCGGGTTCGCCATGAAGAGCATGGTCGAGCGCACCCTGATCGAGAGTGGCGAGCTCGCCGAGGGCGAGTTGAAGACGGTCTGGGAGTCGCCGCAGATCTCCGGCTCGCTGTTCGTCGCCCGCGACGGCCTGGGCGAGGACGTGGTCGCCGAACTGACCACACTGCTGACCGAGAAGGCCAACGCGGACCACCTGCTCGCCGAGGGCTTCTGCGAGGGTGACTGCCTGCTGACCGACGAGGACGCATGGGGCGTCAAGCCCGCGACCGACGCCGACTACGACGGCGTGCGCGAGGTCTGCCGGCTCACCGAGTCCGAGGCCTGCGAGGGCTGA